A window of Chryseobacterium aquaeductus genomic DNA:
TGAAAATCCAAGAGAAAGAATGGTAAAAATTCAAAAAGAATTATCCAAAACGCATAGTTTAACATATCAATATGATTTTGTTTGGGAAAATTGGAAGCTAAAAGATAATGAATAAATCCTCAAAAATATACATCACAGGACACCGCGGAATGTTGGGCAGCACCACTTTAGATCTGTTTAAAGAAGCAGGTTACACCCATATCATTACCGCAACTCATTCCGAATTAGATTTAACCAATCAATTAGCTGTAGAAGATTTTTTTGAAAAAGAAAAACCAGAATACGTTGTCCACATTGCTGCAAAAGTGGGTGGTATAAAAGCCAACATTGATAACCCTGCTGTTTTTTTGTATGACAACCTCATTATGCAGGCAAATGTGATCAATTCTTCTTATAAAAACGGCGTCAAAAAGTTTGTTTTCTTAGGGAGTTCCTGCATTTATCCTAAAGAATCTCCACAACCTATGAAAGAAGAATATCTTCTCACCGGAAAGCTGGAACCTACAAACGAAGGATATGCCATCGGTAAAATCGCCGGAATCAAATTATTAGAAACCTATCATCAACAATATGGTTTCAACAGCATCAGTTTGATGCCAAGCAATCTTTACGGACCTAATGATAGTTTTGATTTGGCACATGCACACGTTTTATCTTCACTTGTAAAAAGATTTGTAGATGCCAAAGAAGAAAACGCTGCTTCGGTTATACTTTGGGGAACTGGTATTGCTAGGAGAGAATTTTTACATGTTAATGATTGCGCAAAAGCCATCTTATTTATGTTTGAAAACTATCATTCACCAGAGTTCATCAATATTGGTCCGGGTGAAGATATAGGAATAAGAGAACTCGCAGAAACCATTGCTAAAAAAGTAGATTACAAAGGTGAATTGATTTGGGATAATACAAAACCCAACGGAATGCTCAGAAAATGTATGGATGTCAGCAAGATGACAGAAATCGGTTTCAAACCCGAAATCACTCTCGAAAACGGAATAGATCAAGTAATAAAAAGATATAAAGAACTCAAAGATGATAAAAATACCATTAATGCGTAAAGCCTTCTTAAATGAAGCAGAAACAAAAAAAGCTTTAGCCCAATTTATACTTCAGGCAGACCGCTTGAGTATGGATGTGGAATGTGGAAAATTTGAAAAAAAGTTTGCAAAATATCAGCAATGCAAACACGCAGTTTTATTCAACAGTGGCGGAAGCGCAAATCTTGCAATGCTTCAGGCTTTGAAAAACATGGGCAAGCTGAAAGATGGTGATAAAATAGGTTTCTCAGCATTAACTTGGTCCACCAACACGATGCCCATTATTCAGATGAATATGATTCCTGTAGTGATAGATGTAACTCCGGAAGTGATCAATACAACCTCTCAAAATTTATTGGAAAGGTTAGAAACTACTGATCTTCAAGCTCTTTTCATCACCAATATTTTAGGATTTACGGGGGACATAGACACCATCAGGAAAATATGTGAAGAAAGAAATATCATTCTTATCGAAGACAATTGTGAATCTTTGGGTACAGAATTACCGGAAGGAAGAACAGGAAACTTCGGAATTGGAGCAAGCTTTTCGTTTTTTGTAGCACATCACATGAGCACCATAGAAGGTGGGATGGTTTGCACAAGTGACGACGATTTTGCAGAAATGCTTCGTATTGTAAGAGCCAACGGGTGGGACAGAAACCTCAGCCCTGAGCAACAGCAAAAATGGAGAACTCAATTTGGAATACAATCTGAATTTGAAGCAAAATATACTTTTTACGATCTTGGATACAACTTTAGACCTACGGAAATCACAGGATTTTTGGGACAGTATCAAATGCAGTTTTTAGAGAAAAACATTAGCTCCAGAGAGCACAATTATCTGAGAATAGAAAAAATAGTAAAAGAAAATCCTGATTTTCTTACTCTAAAACATGATCACATCAACGTTTTATCAACATTTGCGTTTCCTTTTGTTTGCAAAACAGCAGAATTGAGAAGTCATTATTTACAGAAATTTATTGATGCCGGAGTAGAGATACGTCCGATGATTGCAGGAAATATGCAGAGCCAACCTTTTTATCAAAAATATGTAAGTGAGATCTATGATATGCCGGGAGCAGATATGATGCATAACAATGGGTTCTACTGTGGAAATTATCCTGAACTTTTGGAAGAAGATCTTGTAGTTTTTGAAAATTTACTTCGTAAATAAAATAAATGGTAGCAGTAGAACTTATTGGCGGTTTAGGAAATCAAATGTTTCAATATGCAACAGCAAGAGCTCTGGCTCTGGCTCGTGATGAAGATTTTGTACTAGATAATCATCTTTTTGCCAATTATGATCTTCACGATTATGCCCTGAATCATTTTAATATCAAAGGTTCTTTTTTTGAAAAAGAGAGAGCTGTTTTCGAGCCTTTAAGTTTTTCTGAAAAAGCTAAAGCGGTTTTTTTACAAAAGAAAATTTACAATATTTTCGAAGAGCAAGGTTTGACGTATGATACAAAGCTTATTGATTTGCCATATAAAAACATATTTCTAAAAGGATATTTTCAGTCAGAAAAATATTTTATCCGATTTGAAGATCAACTTCGAAAAGATTTTGAAATCAAATCACCTCTGAAAAAAGAAACGATTGATCTGTTAAAAATTATCGGGTCTGAAAATTCTGTTTCATTACATATCAGAAGAGGAGATTACGTAAACAATGCGGAAGCAAATGCAGTACACGGAACCTGCGACCTTAACTATTATCACAAAGCAATCGCAATAATAAGAGAAAAGATAGAAAATCCTGTGTTTTTTATTTTTTCTGATGATATAAATTGGGCAAAAGAAAATTTAAAAATTGATAGTACAACCTATTTTGTTGATTTCAATAATGCCGCGACCAATTATGAAGACATTAAATTGATGAGTACCTGCAAGCACAACATCATAGCCAACAGCAGTTTCAGCTGGTGGGGAGCTTGGCTCAATGCTAATAAAAGTAAGATCGTGATAGCTCCTAGCAAATGGTTTAATGTAGAATATCACAATTCTAAAGATATAATTCCGGAGCCATGGATGAAAATATAAAACATCCGAAAATATCGGTGGTGATGCCGGTTTATAATGGTGAAAAATATCTTGTAGAAGCTATTGATAGTATTCTGAATCAGACCTATTCAGATTTTGAATTACTATTAATTAATGATGGATCAAAAGATGCTACCGAAAGCATTATTCTTTCTTACAGTGATGAAAGAATTGTCTATGTGAAAAACGAGGAGAATTTAGGTTTAATAAAAACTTTGAATAAGGGGATTGATCTGGCAAGAGGTGAATTTATTGCAAGAATGGATCAGGATGATATCTCCCACCAGAAAAGATTTGAAAAGCAGATTAAAATTTTTGAAGAAAATAATGAAGTTGGAGTCTGCGGAACATGGTTCACGATGTTTGGGGGAAATATTGATAAAATTCTTGTGGCACATCCTGAACGATCAGAAGAGATAAAATTACATCTTTTGGGACATTGTACACTTGGTCATCCCACTATAATGCTACGGAAATCGTCCATAGGAAGTGAAAGGTATGATGAAGATTACCAAGCTGCAGAAGATTATGATTTTTGGGTGAGACTTTCAAAAATCACAGAACTCTACAACATTCCAGAATCATTGCTAGATTACCGCATGCATGATTCAAACATGACCGTTTTGGAAGGAAGTATACAGTTTCTAAACTCTGATAATATAAGAGCTAGGCAGCTCAGAGAATTAGGCATTCATCATCATAAAAATGAAGTACAATACTGCGTTATGCTTTTTACCGACGCTTATATAAAACAAATTAAGTTTCAGGAACTAAAAAAAATAATCAAATTTGCCAACAATATTGAGCAAAAAAACAGTAAGAAAAATATTTACAATCAAGATCTATTGCAGAAAGCAATAAGCAAAAGACTTTTTTACATATTCGAAAAAACAGAAAAAAAAAGCTTGCTATTGATCAGCTTTCTTGTATGGAACAGAAGATCAATTCTTCGTGAGACAGGGATAAAGAAGACCGTACGTCTTATAGTAAATATTTTAAACAATAAGTAACACAAAAAGAAATGAAAGTAGCATTAATAACCGGAATTACAGGGCAAGATGGTTCTTATCTTGCAGAACTCTTACTAGAAAAAGGATATGAGGTTCATGGAATTAAAAGACGGGCTTCGTCGTTTAATACGCAAAGGATAGATCACTTATTTGTAGACCTACACGAAGAAAATGTAAAATTTAAACTTCACTATGGCGATCTTACCGATTCTACCAATATCATAAGAATAATTCAGGAAATACAGCCTGATGAGATCTACAATCTGGGAGCGATGTCACACGTAAAGGTAAGTTTTGATTCTCCCGAATACGTTGCCAACGTTGATGGTATAGGAACTCTAAGAATTCTCGAAGCAATAAGAATTTTGGGTCTTCAGAAAAAGACCAGAATATATCAAGCCTCTACTTCGGAATTGTACGGCGGATTGCCGGAAAACAAAAATGCAGCAGGCTTTTATGATGAAAAATCTCCATTTTATCCAAGATCGCCTTACGGAGTTGCCAAAATATACGCCTTCTGGATTACCAAAAACTATAGAGAAGCCTACGGCATGTACGCTTGCAACGGAATTCTTTTTAATCACGAATCACCAAGACGCGGAGAAACTTTTGTAACCAGAAAAATCACCATGGCAGTTGCCAAAATTGCGAAAGGCAAGCAAGACGTTCTTTATATGGGTAATTTGAACGCACAGAGAGATTGGGGTCACGCCAAAGATTATGTAGAAGCAATGTGGAAAATGCTTCAGCAAGATCAGCCGGAAGACTTTGTTATTGCAACCGGAAAAACCACCTACGTTAGAGATTTTATTACCATGGCATTTGCAGAAGTAGGTATAGAAATAGCTTATGAAGGTGAGAACGAGAACGAAATAGGCAAAGTTGTACAATGCAACAACCCTGAATATCAGATAGAAATCGGAAAAACCATATTGAAGATAGATCCTGAATATTACCGACCTACAGAAGTTGACTTGCTGATAGGTGATCCTACCAAAGCAAATACCCAATTGAATTGGATGCCGAAATATGAGCTTCCTGCATTAGTAAAGGAAATGGTTGCGTCAGATCTTAAATTATTTTAGTTATTAAAATCCCAAACAAACAACTCCGTCTGCCCTCTTTACTATAGCATTTTAAAAGTCTGTTCTACAGTAATTTTAATATATTTGCTCCTACGAAAACACACTCTAAATGGTAATGCCGAAAAAAATTCTTTTTATCCTTCATGAAGCTACAGAAAGCGGTGCTCCTTTGGTGGCGTTTTCGTTCATGCAGTGGTTGAAGAAAAACACAGATGTACAGTTTGATTGTTATGTGATAAGCCAAGGTTCATTATTACCAAAACTGATTGAAGTCTGTGAAAACGTTTTTCAAAAGCCTCCATCAAAACAATATAGAGTACGAGAAAAATTACAAAGATTTATTACCCAGAATAAAATAACTCATGAAGAATCTTTTTTTAAGGTTCTTACCGACAAAAATTATGATCTGATTTATTTGAACTCTATATTTTCAATACCAGAATTCAGAAAAATCGAAAAGTATTTTTTAAAACCGAAAAAAATTCTTCATCTCCACGAAGCCCAATTTCTAATAAGCTTTTTTGAGAAACTATTTCCTGAGATTAATCCTGCTGAAAATATTGATTATCTGATCGCCGTATCCGAAACAGCAAAAAAACATTTTTTAAAAAAATATAGTCATTCTGCAGAAAGAACAGCAATAGTTTATCCGTATGTTGAGAAGCCTTTGAACCCCGACATAAATATTAAAAAAATAAGACAACAATTAGGGATCAAAGAAGAAACATTCGTTATCGGAAATATAGGGAATCCGCATCTTGTTAAATCTTCGGAAATGCTGCCAATTTTAGCATCTAACTTGAAGAAAAAATACCCTGATTTTAATTTCAAACTTTTAGTTGTAGGAGGCGGAGATGATAATATTTTCTCTCTTTCTAACAGAATTGATGCTGAAAAATTGCAGGTAGACGACAAGATCGTTTTTATAAACCATCAATCTGACATAGTACCATATCTCCAGATTATGGATCTCTATGCCATGATCTCCCGAGAAGAATCTTTTTCTTTGATGACAGTTTTAGCAGCTCTGAGCAATGTTCCTGTTATTTCTTTTAAAAATAATGGAGGTCCAGAAGAACTTTTAAACGAGGATATAGCATTTTTCACAGATTATTTAGATTGTGCCATGCTTGCAGATAAGATCTATATAATTTCACAAAATTCAGAAAAACGCCAAAGCAAAGCTCAAAAAGCACATGCCCATTTTCAGCAATTCTTCTCTGGAGAAACAGGCAATGAAAAACTTTGGTCAATTTCACAAAATCTATAATCATGCTTTCTATGATCATCTCATCATACCAATCCCATTACTATACTGCTCTTGAAGAAAATATTGCAGGAAAATGTGGTGTCGAGTATGAAATGATTAAGACAGGTAATTCTGAATCATGGGAGCAAAATGTTAGCGAGTCAGAATTCACAAATAAGTACATTTCAAAAGGTAAAATTATATGATCAACAGCTCACCTTTGATATCTATTTGCATTCCCACTTACAATGGGGAACAATACCTTCAGGAAGCATTAGATTCTATAGCTATACAAACCTACAGAAATATTGAGGTTATTATATCGGATGACGCTTCTACGGATTGTACGATGGAAATCTGCAGATCTTTTAAGGAGAATTCTGAATTCCCTGTACATATTTACGCTCACCGGCCTGCAGGTATTGGTGCTAATTGGAATCATTGCATTAAAAAAGCGAAAGGTGAATATATCAAGTTTCTATTTCAGGATGACGTCTTAACAAACGATTGTCTTGAAGAATTTTTAAAAAACGTCAATTATGATAATACTGTATTTAACATTGTAATCTGTAAAAGATTGATTTTAGATGATGGGTCTCCTTACAGTTTAAAATGGAAGGAGGCAAATTCAGATCTTCAATCGGGGTTGGCTCTTGACAAAGAAGGAAATAATATAATTACCTCTGCATTTTTTAAAACCCCTGCTTTTTATGAAAGAGCTACCAATATTTTAGGGGAACCTACGGCTTGTTTTTACAACTCCTCAATTTTTGAAAAAGTAGGTCTTTTTAACGAAAAAATGAAACAGATTCTTGACCTTGAGTTTTTACACAGATGCCTTAAAACAGAAAAAATTCTTGTTATAAAAAGTACACTGGTTCATTTCAGAGTTCATACCCAGCAGACAACTTTTAATAATACATCGGTCTCAGAAAATGAAAGAGAAAAGTATATTAAAAAAATACCCTTACAATATTTCTTTTTCTTACCTTGGAAAAGAATTATAAAGAATAAACTTAAAACAATACTCAAGAAGTGATTTCGATCATTATTTCAAGCTACCAGCCCCATCTTCTTTCGGATTTGGAAAAAAACATCACAGAAACTTGTGATGTACTTTATGAAATTATTCCTGTGCAAAATCCCAATTTATATAGCATCACTGAAGCTTATAATATCGGAATGTCAAAAGCTCGGTATGACATCTTTCTCTTTATTCATGAAGACATTCTTTTTCACACTAAAAATTGGGGGTCAAAGCTCATTGGTCACCTAAGTGACAAAAATACAGGAGTTATTGGCATTGCTGGCTCGTCTTATGTTCCCAAAGCTCCTTGTGGTTGGCACGTCTCAGACAACAAATATAATCATGTAAACTACATCCAAAATGATAAGTCTAGGGACAATGGTATTTTTCGATCTACATTCTCCAAAGACATTACAAAGGCGGAAGTATTTGCGATAGATGGTGTTTTTATGGCTTTGCAAAGTAAAGTTGCCAGATCTGCATTATTCAATGAAAACATAAAAGGGTTTCACGGCTACGATCTGGAATTCTCTTTAAGGATCGCAAAAGATCATCAAAACTATATTATTAATGACATTTTAGTAGAGCATTTTTCGAGAGGTTATACCGACAAAGTGTGGTTTACAAATAATATTCAAATAAGAAATTCAACTAAGAAACAACGATATCAAAATGGCACAAATTCTGTGCTTGAGACCAATACCTTTTCTGAGTTTTTTACAAATTACATGAAGTATTTTGGGATTTCTATACAGACAATATGTAAAACCTTCAAATTTTATCCTTTGATGTCATTAAAAATTTCTCAACACATACTGATAGCAAAACTTGTCTTTTATCATATTAAATATAAAAAAAACTATCAAGAAAAATATAAAATCAGTGAGCAATCTCGCCATGGGAATCAATAGGAAATTTATAAAATAATGATTATAGGTAACGGACTTATCGCAAAATCTCTGCACCCAATCGATTCGGAAGACATTTTGTTTTTTGCATCTGGCGTTTCTAATTCACTAGAGACAAGAGATTCAGAATTTGAGAGGGAACACTCTCTCCTAAAAAGTACTATTGAAAACAACCGAGAGAAAACATTTGTTTATTTCTCGACATGCAGTATTTACGATTCTTCAAAAAATAACAGCCAGTATGTTCTACACAAACTAAAAATGGAACAGATCATCGCAGACTCTTGTAATCAATATTATATCTTAAGAATCAGCAATGCCGTAGGAAAAGGAGGAAATCCTAATCTGCTTGTAAATTATCTTGTAAGTGCAATTCAGAACGAAACAAAAATTACTGTACATACCAAAGCTACAAGAAATCTGATTGATGTAAACGATGTAAGTGCAATCACTCAAGACATTATTACAAATTTCAATATTAATCAAATAATCAATCTCGCCTATATGCAGAATTTTTCAATCATAGAAATAACCGAGACTATTTCTGATGTGCTACAGAAAAAACCTCTATTGCTACTCCAGAATGAAGGCTCAGGATATGAGATAGAAGTATCTAAAATTGAAAGTTATTTTAAAATAAATAACCTGAATGACAAAGAACAGTATCTCAGAAATTTAATCTCAAAATATTACCAAAAATAAGATATGCCGAAAACCACCGTCATTATCGTCACTTACAATGCCATGAAATGGGCAGAACGATGTTTCAACAGTTTGAGACAATCTTCTGCTCCGCTTGATTGTATAGTAATTGATAATGGATCTACAGACGGTAGTCAGGAATTTATTAAAAACAAGTTTCCTGAAGTTGATTTTATTCAGTCTGATGAAAATCTCGGTTTTGGAAAAGCTAACAATATCGGTATTGAAAAAGCTTATAAAAATGGGGCCGACTTCTTTTATCTGATGAATCAGGATGCCTGGCTTTACACCGATAGCATTGTGAAATTACTTGATGTTTATAAAAATCATCCTTCCAAAAATGAGATTGGAATTATCAGCCCGATGCATCTGGACGGTTCAGAAAAATATCTGGATATTTTTCTCGATAAATATATTGCCAACAATTTTGAAAAAACTAGGTTAATTTCTGATTTTTATCTGCAAAATGTGAAACCTTTTTATGAGATCAGTTTTATCAATGCAGCTCATTGGCTGATTCCCAAAGCTACGATCGAAACCGTAGGAGGCTTTAACCCTTACTTTTTCCATTACGGCGAGGATGTTGAATATGTAAACCGAGTACAGTTTCATCAGAAAAAAGTACTGCTTGTCCCGGAAAGTAAAGTTGTACATGACGGCAAGCAGGTTTTAGCAAAAGTAGATTCTTCAAAATATCCGGATCTGGGTATAGAGACCAAAATGATGAATCCCAATCTCCCTAATGCCATACTTCTTGAGAAAAAATCTCTCAAACAAAGCATGCTCAAAAATATGTTTACCGGAAACCGCAACAGCTACAAAACACTTCAGGAAAAATACCGCAAGATTCTGAAAGACGAAAAAATATTGACTAACTTTAGAAACAAAGTGAAAGAAGTTGGATTAACCTTTCTGAATGTGTAAATTTGAACTTTAATTCCCCTCAATAAAATACAAATATGAATTTTCTTAAAAAATTCCTGAGAAAAATAAAATTAAACAGTCACGCTGGTACTCGCTATCAATGTCCTTTTTGTGGTTACCAGTCGAAAGATCTGGAAATTGTAGGTCACGACCTTCAGATACTGAAACAGAAACACGTTATTGGTGGAGGAAGAAGAGCAGCAGGATGCTACAAATGCCATTCGCGTGACCGAGAAAGATTGCTCTATGCTTTTCTTATCGAAGATCTGAAACTTCCATCAGATAAAAATATCAGCATTTTACATATCGCTCCCGAACCAAAACTCTCGAAACTTTTACTGAAACAGAATTTTAAAGAATATATATGTGGAGACCTTTTTACCAAGGGTTATGATTATCCGGCACACGTTCAGAATATGAATGTTCTGAACCTTCCTTTTGAAGATAATCACTTTGATTTATTTCTTTGCAACCATGTTTTAGAACATATTCCAGAAGACATCAAGGCAATGAAAGAAATTTTCAGAGTGTTGAAACCGGGCGGCAATGCGCTTCTTCAAGTTCCAATTTCTAAAAATTCTGCTGAGACGGTTGAAGATTTCACGATTGAGGATCAGAAAAAAAGAGAAGAACTTTTCGGACAGTTTGATCATTGCAGGATCTACGGACAAGATTATACAAAGCGTCTTGAAAGTGTTGGCTTTAAAGTTCACAGAATCAACATCTCAGATAAATAT
This region includes:
- the gmd gene encoding GDP-mannose 4,6-dehydratase; protein product: MKVALITGITGQDGSYLAELLLEKGYEVHGIKRRASSFNTQRIDHLFVDLHEENVKFKLHYGDLTDSTNIIRIIQEIQPDEIYNLGAMSHVKVSFDSPEYVANVDGIGTLRILEAIRILGLQKKTRIYQASTSELYGGLPENKNAAGFYDEKSPFYPRSPYGVAKIYAFWITKNYREAYGMYACNGILFNHESPRRGETFVTRKITMAVAKIAKGKQDVLYMGNLNAQRDWGHAKDYVEAMWKMLQQDQPEDFVIATGKTTYVRDFITMAFAEVGIEIAYEGENENEIGKVVQCNNPEYQIEIGKTILKIDPEYYRPTEVDLLIGDPTKANTQLNWMPKYELPALVKEMVASDLKLF
- a CDS encoding glycosyltransferase family 2 protein, translated to MINSSPLISICIPTYNGEQYLQEALDSIAIQTYRNIEVIISDDASTDCTMEICRSFKENSEFPVHIYAHRPAGIGANWNHCIKKAKGEYIKFLFQDDVLTNDCLEEFLKNVNYDNTVFNIVICKRLILDDGSPYSLKWKEANSDLQSGLALDKEGNNIITSAFFKTPAFYERATNILGEPTACFYNSSIFEKVGLFNEKMKQILDLEFLHRCLKTEKILVIKSTLVHFRVHTQQTTFNNTSVSENEREKYIKKIPLQYFFFLPWKRIIKNKLKTILKK
- a CDS encoding DegT/DnrJ/EryC1/StrS family aminotransferase — its product is MRKAFLNEAETKKALAQFILQADRLSMDVECGKFEKKFAKYQQCKHAVLFNSGGSANLAMLQALKNMGKLKDGDKIGFSALTWSTNTMPIIQMNMIPVVIDVTPEVINTTSQNLLERLETTDLQALFITNILGFTGDIDTIRKICEERNIILIEDNCESLGTELPEGRTGNFGIGASFSFFVAHHMSTIEGGMVCTSDDDFAEMLRIVRANGWDRNLSPEQQQKWRTQFGIQSEFEAKYTFYDLGYNFRPTEITGFLGQYQMQFLEKNISSREHNYLRIEKIVKENPDFLTLKHDHINVLSTFAFPFVCKTAELRSHYLQKFIDAGVEIRPMIAGNMQSQPFYQKYVSEIYDMPGADMMHNNGFYCGNYPELLEEDLVVFENLLRK
- a CDS encoding glycosyltransferase family 2 protein, with the protein product MPKTTVIIVTYNAMKWAERCFNSLRQSSAPLDCIVIDNGSTDGSQEFIKNKFPEVDFIQSDENLGFGKANNIGIEKAYKNGADFFYLMNQDAWLYTDSIVKLLDVYKNHPSKNEIGIISPMHLDGSEKYLDIFLDKYIANNFEKTRLISDFYLQNVKPFYEISFINAAHWLIPKATIETVGGFNPYFFHYGEDVEYVNRVQFHQKKVLLVPESKVVHDGKQVLAKVDSSKYPDLGIETKMMNPNLPNAILLEKKSLKQSMLKNMFTGNRNSYKTLQEKYRKILKDEKILTNFRNKVKEVGLTFLNV
- a CDS encoding glycosyltransferase family 4 protein, with the translated sequence MPKKILFILHEATESGAPLVAFSFMQWLKKNTDVQFDCYVISQGSLLPKLIEVCENVFQKPPSKQYRVREKLQRFITQNKITHEESFFKVLTDKNYDLIYLNSIFSIPEFRKIEKYFLKPKKILHLHEAQFLISFFEKLFPEINPAENIDYLIAVSETAKKHFLKKYSHSAERTAIVYPYVEKPLNPDINIKKIRQQLGIKEETFVIGNIGNPHLVKSSEMLPILASNLKKKYPDFNFKLLVVGGGDDNIFSLSNRIDAEKLQVDDKIVFINHQSDIVPYLQIMDLYAMISREESFSLMTVLAALSNVPVISFKNNGGPEELLNEDIAFFTDYLDCAMLADKIYIISQNSEKRQSKAQKAHAHFQQFFSGETGNEKLWSISQNL
- a CDS encoding GDP-L-fucose synthase family protein, producing MNKSSKIYITGHRGMLGSTTLDLFKEAGYTHIITATHSELDLTNQLAVEDFFEKEKPEYVVHIAAKVGGIKANIDNPAVFLYDNLIMQANVINSSYKNGVKKFVFLGSSCIYPKESPQPMKEEYLLTGKLEPTNEGYAIGKIAGIKLLETYHQQYGFNSISLMPSNLYGPNDSFDLAHAHVLSSLVKRFVDAKEENAASVILWGTGIARREFLHVNDCAKAILFMFENYHSPEFINIGPGEDIGIRELAETIAKKVDYKGELIWDNTKPNGMLRKCMDVSKMTEIGFKPEITLENGIDQVIKRYKELKDDKNTINA
- a CDS encoding glycosyltransferase family 2 protein gives rise to the protein MDENIKHPKISVVMPVYNGEKYLVEAIDSILNQTYSDFELLLINDGSKDATESIILSYSDERIVYVKNEENLGLIKTLNKGIDLARGEFIARMDQDDISHQKRFEKQIKIFEENNEVGVCGTWFTMFGGNIDKILVAHPERSEEIKLHLLGHCTLGHPTIMLRKSSIGSERYDEDYQAAEDYDFWVRLSKITELYNIPESLLDYRMHDSNMTVLEGSIQFLNSDNIRARQLRELGIHHHKNEVQYCVMLFTDAYIKQIKFQELKKIIKFANNIEQKNSKKNIYNQDLLQKAISKRLFYIFEKTEKKSLLLISFLVWNRRSILRETGIKKTVRLIVNILNNK
- a CDS encoding alpha-1,2-fucosyltransferase; this encodes MVAVELIGGLGNQMFQYATARALALARDEDFVLDNHLFANYDLHDYALNHFNIKGSFFEKERAVFEPLSFSEKAKAVFLQKKIYNIFEEQGLTYDTKLIDLPYKNIFLKGYFQSEKYFIRFEDQLRKDFEIKSPLKKETIDLLKIIGSENSVSLHIRRGDYVNNAEANAVHGTCDLNYYHKAIAIIREKIENPVFFIFSDDINWAKENLKIDSTTYFVDFNNAATNYEDIKLMSTCKHNIIANSSFSWWGAWLNANKSKIVIAPSKWFNVEYHNSKDIIPEPWMKI
- a CDS encoding glycosyltransferase codes for the protein MISIIISSYQPHLLSDLEKNITETCDVLYEIIPVQNPNLYSITEAYNIGMSKARYDIFLFIHEDILFHTKNWGSKLIGHLSDKNTGVIGIAGSSYVPKAPCGWHVSDNKYNHVNYIQNDKSRDNGIFRSTFSKDITKAEVFAIDGVFMALQSKVARSALFNENIKGFHGYDLEFSLRIAKDHQNYIINDILVEHFSRGYTDKVWFTNNIQIRNSTKKQRYQNGTNSVLETNTFSEFFTNYMKYFGISIQTICKTFKFYPLMSLKISQHILIAKLVFYHIKYKKNYQEKYKISEQSRHGNQ
- a CDS encoding class I SAM-dependent methyltransferase; amino-acid sequence: MNFLKKFLRKIKLNSHAGTRYQCPFCGYQSKDLEIVGHDLQILKQKHVIGGGRRAAGCYKCHSRDRERLLYAFLIEDLKLPSDKNISILHIAPEPKLSKLLLKQNFKEYICGDLFTKGYDYPAHVQNMNVLNLPFEDNHFDLFLCNHVLEHIPEDIKAMKEIFRVLKPGGNALLQVPISKNSAETVEDFTIEDQKKREELFGQFDHCRIYGQDYTKRLESVGFKVHRINISDKYPSFGVNPEEDLFFCEKP
- a CDS encoding NAD-dependent epimerase/dehydratase family protein, producing the protein MIIGNGLIAKSLHPIDSEDILFFASGVSNSLETRDSEFEREHSLLKSTIENNREKTFVYFSTCSIYDSSKNNSQYVLHKLKMEQIIADSCNQYYILRISNAVGKGGNPNLLVNYLVSAIQNETKITVHTKATRNLIDVNDVSAITQDIITNFNINQIINLAYMQNFSIIEITETISDVLQKKPLLLLQNEGSGYEIEVSKIESYFKINNLNDKEQYLRNLISKYYQK